GTGGCTGCGTTTTGCTCATGACCGTGAGCGGCAGGCGCAGCGCACCCGCGACGTGCGGTGGGGACCGCGCACCCTCGACGTCGACATTGTCGCGGCGTACGACGCAGCGGGTGAGCCGATCGTCAGCGACGATCCGGACCTGACGCTCCCGCACCCCCGCGCGCACGAACGCGCCTTCGTGCTCGCGCCGTGGCTGGAGGTTGACCCGCACGCCCGCCTGCCCCACGGCGTGGTGGCCGAGCTGCTCGATGAGCTTGTGGCATCCGGTGATCCGCAGCAGCAGGTCGCTCGCACCGAGCTGGAGCTGCGATGACGCCGCAACCCTCTATCCGCCCCACACGCATTCAGACCCTCATCGCGCTGGCCGTGGCACTGTCGCTGCTGAGCTGGGCCGTCGTGAGCGGGTGGTACGGCGACATCCCGCCGTTTGAGTGGTTCATGCCGGTGGGCATCGGCCTCGTTGCCGCCGGCGAGCTGTTCGGCGGACGCGTCCTGAAGCGCCGCATCGAGGGGACGGACGGCGCGCCGCCGCCTGATCCGCTCGTCGCGGCGCGGGTCGTCGTACTCGGCAAGGCCAGCGCCTACCTCGGAGCCGGGTTCGCCGGACTGTGGGCTGGCGCGGCTCTATATCCGGCAAGCCAATGGGGCTATTTGCTCAGTGCCAAGACCGACACGGTCGTCGCCTTGGTCGGAGTAGCGCTGTCGGTAGCGCTGACCTGCACCGGACTGTGGCTGGAGAGCATTACCCGGATCAAGGCAAGCGACGACGACGATCGAGGGCCAAGGTAAACATCTCGTGGATTGTTATGAATCTGCGTCGTTAGGCTTGCGTATGGGTACGGATACGGCCAAGGTTAAAAACCGTCGCCCCTGTCCCACGATGGAGATCTAGTCGACTATGACTCGCCGCCTGACCCGTGCCTCGGGTCTGTTAGCTACCGCTGCGCTCAGCCTCACCTCGTTTCTGGCCCTTGGGACCTCGCCGGCCGAAGCCGGTGTCGCCGTCCCGTGCGAGGCGATCCCAGACAACGACCCCAACCTGATCAACCTACTGGATATCAACGACTTCCACGGGCGCATCGACTCCAACACGGTTGCCTTTGCGGCCACCATCGAGCAGCTGCGCGCAGCGAGCGGCGAGGCAAACACGGCGTTCGTCGGCTCTGGCGACCTCGTCGGTGCCTCGGTCTTTGCCTCCGCGGTGCAGGAAGACCAACCCACGATCGACGTACTCAATGCGCTTGAGATGGATGCGGCATCGGTCGGCAACCACGAGTTCGACAAGGGCACGGCCGACCTGACCGACCGCATCGACCCGGCGGCCGACTGGACGTATCTCGCGGCCAACGTCTATGACAGTGCAGGCACCCCGATCCTGCCCGAATACGAGATCCTCGACATCAACGGCTTCTCCGTCGGCGTCATCGGCGCCGTCACCCAGGAGACGCCCAGCCTGACCGGCGAACTCGGTAACATCACGTTCGGTGATCCGGTCGACGCGGTCAACCGCGTCGCGGCGCAGCTCTCCGATGGCGACCCGACCAACGGCGAAGCCGACGTCATCGTGGCCAACTACCACGAGGGCGGGGCGCTGACCGGAGACGCGACGCTCGACCAGCAGACCTCCGGCAGCCCGGTCTTCAACAAGATCGTCAACCAGACGGCCGCGACGGTCGATGCGATCTTCACCGGCCACACCCACCAGAAATACGTCTACGACGGCGCGATCCCGGGTCTGCCCGGCCAGACCCGCCCGATCCTGCAGACCGGCTCGTACGGCGAAAACATCGGTCAGGTCCAGCTCACCGTCGACCGCACCAGCAACGACGTCCTCACCTACTGCGCGCAGAACGTGGCGCGGCTGAGCACGGTCACCGACGCGCAGCTCGCGATGCCCCGCGTCGCTGCGGTCAAGCAGATCACCGACGCGGCGATTGCGTATGCCGCCGAGGTCGGCAACGAGCCGATCGGGTCGGTCACCGACGACATCACGACGGCCTTCACCGGCGGTTCCTACACCGGCGACGGCAGCACCTACGTCGGCGGCACCCGCGACGACCGTGCCAGCGAGTCAACCCTGGGCAACCTCGTTGCCAACTCGCTCGTCGAGTCGCTGTCCACCCGTGGGGCGACCATCGGCGTCGTGAACCCCGGTGGTCTGCGCTCGGAGCTCTACTACGCCGGCGACACCAGCTCCAACCCGGCCAACACCGACGGCGTCGTGACCTACGCCGAGGCAAACGCGGTGCTGCCGTTCGTCAACAACCTCTGGACGGTCTCGGTGACTGGCGCGCAGTTCAAGCAGATCCTCGAGGAGCAGTGGCAGCTCGACGCCAACGGAGCTGTGCCGAGCCGTCCGTTCCTCAAGCTCGGCTTGTCGGACAATGTCACCTATACCTACGATCCGGCGGCACCGCAGGGTTCGCACATCACGTCGGTGACCATCGACGGCGCGCCGCTTGACCCCGCGGCGTCGTACACGATCGGCACGTTCTCCTTCCTCGCGCAGGGCGGCGATAACTTCCACACCTTCGCCGAGTCCACCAATGTGCAGGACTCCGGGTTGATCGACCGTGATGCCTGGATCTCCTACCTGCAGCAGAACTCCCCGGTCTCGCCCAACTACGCGAAGGGCGCCGTTGCGGTCGACCAGCTGCCGACCACAATCACCGCCGGTGACGCGCTCAACTTCACCGCGTACGGCTTCGACCTGACCAGCCTCGGCAGCCCGCTCAACACCGACGGCGTCGTCCTGCTGGACGGTGAGCAGATCGGCACCTTCACGATCGTCGACGGTGCCGGACCGGGTGGCGTGCGAGGCGCGGTCATCACCAGCACGATCCCGGCGGGTACGCAGGCCGGCCCGGCAACTTTGCAGCTGGTTGCCACGCAGTCCGGGACGACCGTGACCATCCCGATCACCGTCGAGGCAGCCCCGGCCCCGCCGAGCACCACGGCGCCACCGACGACGGCCCCGCCGACCACTCCGGGTACGACGGCTCCCGGTACGACGGCTCCCGGCACGACCGCACCTGCGGGCTCCGCAAGCGGCAATGGCGGCAAGTCCGGTGGCCCGCTGGCCAAGACCGGTGCCGACACGAAGGGACCGCTCGTCACGGCGGCAGCGCTGTTGATCGCCGGTGCGGGCTGCCTCGTGGCCGGTCGCAGGCGCCGCGACTAGCGGCAAGCAGCGGCCCCGCCTCGATCGCCAACGCAGCCGCGGCATAAGGTAAGCCTCACCTAATTTTCAGAGGTGAGGAGTACCTGTGTCTCGTCGCGTTCTCGGTGGTCATGCGGCCGTCGTACTTGCCGCGGTGATCGCTCTGGGCGGTTGTTCTGCTGATGACCCCGGCGCCAAAGGGGGAGTGACCGTCGAGCACGTCTACGGCACGACCGTGGTGCCGGACAACCCTGAGCGCATCGTCACGCTCGGGCTGTCGGACCAAGATCCGCTGCTCGCGCTCGGTGTGCAGCCGATCGCGGTCTACCCCTGGTACGGCGACTACGAGTACGCGACCTGGCCGTGGGCGCAAGACGAGCTCGGCGACGCGCAGCCGGTGGTGCTCAACGACGGCGTCCGCAACGAAGCCAAGCCACCCAGGGAGGAGATCGCCTCGCTGAAGCCGGATCTGATCATCTCGCTCTACAACGGCACCACGAAGGAGCAGTACGAGCAGCTGAGCGATATAGCCCCGGTCGTCGTGCCCGACAAGGAATACGCCAACTTCGCGATCACCTGGCAGGAGGCCACTCGAGTGACCGGAGAAGCGCTGGGGCGCGAGGATGAGGCGGTCGCGCTCGTGGAGCAGCTCGAGCAGTCGTTCGCCGACGCCGCCGAGCAGAACCCGAGCTTCGCGCAACAGGAGGTCGTCGTCGCCGAGCGCTTCGAGCCGGGCGAGACGATCGTGCGGGGCGGCAACGACGTACGGGCGAAGTTCTTCGAGCAGCTGGGCTTCACCGTCCCCAACGAGATCGCCGGGGTGCAGGCCGACGAGTACGGCGAGCTGCCGGTGCCCGATGAGCAGATGCTGGAGCTGTCGAAGGATCTGCTCGTGTGGAACGTCGGCTTCGCCCCTGAGGCTCGCGCCACGGTGGAGGGGCTCGGCCTCTACTCGCAGATGCCGGTCGTGCAGGCCGGCAACGTGCTGTGGGTTGAAGACGAGGTGATCTCCGGTGCCTTCACCTGGGGCACGGTGCTGAGCCTTCAGTACGCGCTCGATGAGCTGCTGCCGCAGATCACCGAAGTAGCGGCGTAACCGCGACAACGAATCGGGCCGGATCCCCCGTGGGATCCGGCCCGATTGCGTGGGGCGCGCTGGCTACCGAGCCAGGTCCGCCTCGATGTCGAGGGTGATGGTGATCTTGTCGCCGATCACGACGCCGCCGCCCTCAAGCGGCATGTTGAACTCGACGCCGAAGTCCTTGCGGTCGAGCACCGTGGAGGCTTCGAAACCGGCCTTCTGGCCGCCCTGGCCGTCGGGGCCGACGCCGGAGAACTCGACGGTGAGATCGACCGGCTTGGTGACGCCGTTGACGGTCAGATCACCAGCGACGATCCAGTCGCCGCCCTTGGCGCTTACGGACTTCGATACGAACTCGAGCGTCTCGGTGCTCTCGACGTTGAAGAAGTCGGCGCTCCGCAGGTGGCCATCGCGCTGCTCGTTGCCGGTATCAACCGACGAGGCGACGATCGTGGCGTTCACCGACGACTGCTCGATGGTCTCGCCGACGGTGATGGCGCCGGAGAACTGCTTGAAGTTGCCGCGGACCTTGCTGACCATCATGTGACGGACGCTGAAGCTCACGGTGCTGTGCACCGGGTCGATGTTCCAGGTGCCGGGGGTCAGACCGAGCGAGTTTGCGGTCGTGGTGGAGGACATGCTTTCCTTTCGCGCCCACAGCCGCGCGCCTCAGGCGCGCCTGCTCACCGGGCTAAGGTGGTTTGACGTCAGATTCAGGTGGTGGCCCGCCAAGACGGACAAGTTGAATCTACAACTAGTTAAGTTGAAACGTCAACTATCTTGGCGTAGGATGGGTCACATGGCGAAGACAGAGTGGCTCTCCGAGGATGAGCAGCGCGCATGGCGGGGGTTCCTGCTCGCCTCGCGGCTGGTGATGGACCAGCTAGGCCGCGAGCTGCAGCTCGAACATGATCTCTCGCTGACCGACTACGGAATCCTGGTCCGGCTGAGTGAAGAACCCGGTCACCGGTTGCGGATGACCGACCTCGCGGCATCATCGGGCCTGTCCAAGAGCCGGCTCAGCCACCAGATGAAGCGCCTGGACACGCGTGGGCTGACGACGCGCTCGCACTGCAGCGAGGACGCCCGTGGCATGTTTGCCGAGCTCACCGAACACGGGTACGCCGTACTCTCCGCGGCAGCACACACCCACGTGAAGGGCGTCCGCGAGCACCTGCTGGCCGCGATGGAGCAGAGCCAGGTGCGCGATCTGGCGCAGTGGAGCGAGCGGGTCGTGCGCCACCTCGATGTGGAAGGGCGCTCCGGGCCGCTGTTGCCGGCGGTTGGCCTCTAGGCTGAGCGGGTGACCGAACTCAGCCCAGCCCAGGCCTGGCAGCGGATGCTCGATGGCAACCACCGGTTCGCCAACGACCTCGCCAGCGAAATCTCCCATGACGCTTCCAAGCGCGCCTCTCTCAGTGAGGGACAGGCACCCTTCGCGCTCGTCTTCGGGTGCTCGGACTCGCGCGCGGCCGCCGAGCTGATCTTCGACCAGGGCCTCGGCGAGCTCTTCGTCGTCCGTACGGCGGGGCATGTCGTCGATCCCGGCGTACTCGGCTCTATCGAGTTCGGCGTCGAGGTACTCGGCGCCGCACTGATCGTCGTACTCGGCCATGACTCGTGTGGTGCCGTCGTCGCGACGATGAACGCCGTCGACAGCGGCGAGCTGCCCGGTGGCTACCTGCGCGACATCGTCGAGCGCGTGCTGCCGAGCACGCTCGCGGTCGCTGCCGAGGACGGGGAGCTGACCACCGGCTCGGTCGTCGCCGAGCATGTGCTGCAGACCTCCCGACTGCTGGCCGACCGCTCGCAGGTCCTTGCCCGCGCGATTGACGACGGCAAGCTCGCGATCGTCGGGGCGACCTACCAGCTTGCCGAAGGACGTGTGCGCGCCGAAGGCGTCATCGGCGAGGTCTGATCTCGACCGCTCAGTCGGTGATGACGTCGATCGTGTGGTCGGTGTGCTCGAT
The nucleotide sequence above comes from Epidermidibacterium keratini. Encoded proteins:
- the folK gene encoding 2-amino-4-hydroxy-6-hydroxymethyldihydropteridine diphosphokinase, whose translation is MSVAVLSIGSNVGDRLAHLRSVVEAAGARLSAASGVYETAPWGGIEQQPFLNAVLLVTDNDRGANQWLRFAHDRERQAQRTRDVRWGPRTLDVDIVAAYDAAGEPIVSDDPDLTLPHPRAHERAFVLAPWLEVDPHARLPHGVVAELLDELVASGDPQQQVARTELELR
- a CDS encoding DUF3180 domain-containing protein — its product is MTPQPSIRPTRIQTLIALAVALSLLSWAVVSGWYGDIPPFEWFMPVGIGLVAAGELFGGRVLKRRIEGTDGAPPPDPLVAARVVVLGKASAYLGAGFAGLWAGAALYPASQWGYLLSAKTDTVVALVGVALSVALTCTGLWLESITRIKASDDDDRGPR
- a CDS encoding bifunctional metallophosphatase/5'-nucleotidase; the encoded protein is MTRRLTRASGLLATAALSLTSFLALGTSPAEAGVAVPCEAIPDNDPNLINLLDINDFHGRIDSNTVAFAATIEQLRAASGEANTAFVGSGDLVGASVFASAVQEDQPTIDVLNALEMDAASVGNHEFDKGTADLTDRIDPAADWTYLAANVYDSAGTPILPEYEILDINGFSVGVIGAVTQETPSLTGELGNITFGDPVDAVNRVAAQLSDGDPTNGEADVIVANYHEGGALTGDATLDQQTSGSPVFNKIVNQTAATVDAIFTGHTHQKYVYDGAIPGLPGQTRPILQTGSYGENIGQVQLTVDRTSNDVLTYCAQNVARLSTVTDAQLAMPRVAAVKQITDAAIAYAAEVGNEPIGSVTDDITTAFTGGSYTGDGSTYVGGTRDDRASESTLGNLVANSLVESLSTRGATIGVVNPGGLRSELYYAGDTSSNPANTDGVVTYAEANAVLPFVNNLWTVSVTGAQFKQILEEQWQLDANGAVPSRPFLKLGLSDNVTYTYDPAAPQGSHITSVTIDGAPLDPAASYTIGTFSFLAQGGDNFHTFAESTNVQDSGLIDRDAWISYLQQNSPVSPNYAKGAVAVDQLPTTITAGDALNFTAYGFDLTSLGSPLNTDGVVLLDGEQIGTFTIVDGAGPGGVRGAVITSTIPAGTQAGPATLQLVATQSGTTVTIPITVEAAPAPPSTTAPPTTAPPTTPGTTAPGTTAPGTTAPAGSASGNGGKSGGPLAKTGADTKGPLVTAAALLIAGAGCLVAGRRRRD
- a CDS encoding iron-siderophore ABC transporter substrate-binding protein yields the protein MSRRVLGGHAAVVLAAVIALGGCSADDPGAKGGVTVEHVYGTTVVPDNPERIVTLGLSDQDPLLALGVQPIAVYPWYGDYEYATWPWAQDELGDAQPVVLNDGVRNEAKPPREEIASLKPDLIISLYNGTTKEQYEQLSDIAPVVVPDKEYANFAITWQEATRVTGEALGREDEAVALVEQLEQSFADAAEQNPSFAQQEVVVAERFEPGETIVRGGNDVRAKFFEQLGFTVPNEIAGVQADEYGELPVPDEQMLELSKDLLVWNVGFAPEARATVEGLGLYSQMPVVQAGNVLWVEDEVISGAFTWGTVLSLQYALDELLPQITEVAA
- a CDS encoding YceI family protein — translated: MSSTTTANSLGLTPGTWNIDPVHSTVSFSVRHMMVSKVRGNFKQFSGAITVGETIEQSSVNATIVASSVDTGNEQRDGHLRSADFFNVESTETLEFVSKSVSAKGGDWIVAGDLTVNGVTKPVDLTVEFSGVGPDGQGGQKAGFEASTVLDRKDFGVEFNMPLEGGGVVIGDKITITLDIEADLAR
- a CDS encoding MarR family winged helix-turn-helix transcriptional regulator; this encodes MAKTEWLSEDEQRAWRGFLLASRLVMDQLGRELQLEHDLSLTDYGILVRLSEEPGHRLRMTDLAASSGLSKSRLSHQMKRLDTRGLTTRSHCSEDARGMFAELTEHGYAVLSAAAHTHVKGVREHLLAAMEQSQVRDLAQWSERVVRHLDVEGRSGPLLPAVGL
- a CDS encoding carbonic anhydrase, with translation MTELSPAQAWQRMLDGNHRFANDLASEISHDASKRASLSEGQAPFALVFGCSDSRAAAELIFDQGLGELFVVRTAGHVVDPGVLGSIEFGVEVLGAALIVVLGHDSCGAVVATMNAVDSGELPGGYLRDIVERVLPSTLAVAAEDGELTTGSVVAEHVLQTSRLLADRSQVLARAIDDGKLAIVGATYQLAEGRVRAEGVIGEV